A portion of the Sulfuricurvum kujiense DSM 16994 genome contains these proteins:
- a CDS encoding Sua5/YciO/YrdC/YwlC family protein, translating into MEQVILAQTDTTVGFLSQSPQRLQQIKMRDTAKPFLKVYADFKMLRKDIRIPPIHKRRVRYARKTTFIVKDQAFRYVDEPNHSRLIKKYGWLYSTSANESGKNYDETFCQAFSDLIIEDYRGLSEKSASKIFRLTPSKIKQLR; encoded by the coding sequence ATGGAACAAGTCATCCTCGCACAAACCGACACTACCGTCGGTTTTCTCTCGCAGAGTCCGCAGCGGCTACAGCAGATCAAAATGCGGGACACCGCTAAACCTTTCTTAAAAGTCTATGCCGATTTCAAAATGCTTCGCAAGGACATCCGTATCCCGCCGATTCACAAACGTCGTGTACGCTACGCCCGAAAAACGACCTTTATCGTCAAAGATCAGGCATTCCGTTATGTGGATGAGCCGAATCACTCACGATTGATCAAAAAGTACGGTTGGCTTTATTCTACCTCTGCCAATGAGAGCGGAAAAAACTACGATGAAACCTTTTGCCAAGCATTCAGCGATCTGATTATTGAAGATTACCGAGGATTGAGCGAAAAAAGCGCCTCAAAAATATTTCGCTTAACACCCTCAAAAATAAAACAATTACGATAG
- a CDS encoding glutathionylspermidine synthase family protein, with protein sequence MVSLQPIKPIDDKTLEQFGFAWHTDNDQSKYIADELVIVSDAEAEAYYEAVNELYDMYATAAQHVIDNNLFFDLGIPFNLIEPIKKSWENDVHWHLYGRFDLAGGIGGAPIKLIEFNADTPTALFETAILQWALLKHNGMDEERQFNTVYEAISENFRRLITLFDDTEKFESLYEGWKILFSSISGNIEEEQTVRLLQQMAIDAGFETGFEPLGGVKFDEEGIYDSKDTPYEYWFKLFPWEDIAIEEPELSTMLTSIMENQRAIILNPAYTLLFQSKGMMKILCDLFPDSPYLLKTSYEPLQGIQQVEKRMFGREGANVRILDASGNTVEANDGPYGNFKPIYQEYVEFPKDTHGNSYQAGVFFAYEACGLGFRRGGKILGNMSKFVGHLLR encoded by the coding sequence ATGGTATCGCTTCAACCTATCAAACCTATCGATGACAAAACGCTGGAGCAATTCGGTTTTGCCTGGCATACCGACAACGATCAAAGCAAGTACATCGCCGACGAATTGGTCATCGTCAGTGACGCTGAAGCCGAAGCTTACTACGAAGCGGTCAATGAACTCTACGATATGTACGCAACGGCAGCACAGCATGTCATCGATAACAATCTTTTTTTCGATCTCGGCATTCCGTTTAATCTTATAGAACCGATCAAAAAAAGCTGGGAAAACGACGTTCACTGGCACCTTTACGGACGGTTTGATCTCGCAGGCGGAATCGGCGGTGCTCCGATCAAACTGATCGAATTTAATGCCGATACCCCGACGGCTCTTTTCGAAACCGCTATTTTGCAATGGGCATTATTAAAACATAACGGTATGGACGAAGAGCGCCAATTCAACACGGTTTATGAAGCGATCAGCGAAAACTTTCGCCGTCTCATTACCCTCTTTGACGATACGGAGAAATTCGAATCGCTCTATGAGGGGTGGAAAATACTGTTCAGTTCAATCAGCGGAAACATCGAAGAGGAACAAACGGTAAGACTTCTTCAGCAAATGGCGATCGATGCGGGATTTGAAACGGGATTTGAACCGCTCGGAGGGGTTAAGTTCGATGAAGAGGGGATTTATGACTCCAAGGACACACCGTATGAGTATTGGTTCAAACTCTTTCCGTGGGAAGATATCGCCATCGAAGAGCCTGAACTCTCTACCATGCTGACGAGTATTATGGAAAATCAGCGTGCGATTATACTCAATCCCGCCTATACCCTCCTCTTTCAATCCAAGGGGATGATGAAAATCCTCTGCGACCTTTTCCCGGATTCACCGTATCTGCTAAAAACCTCGTATGAACCACTCCAAGGGATCCAGCAGGTCGAGAAACGGATGTTCGGACGCGAAGGTGCCAATGTCCGTATTCTTGATGCTTCAGGCAATACTGTCGAAGCTAATGACGGCCCGTACGGCAACTTCAAACCTATTTATCAAGAATACGTCGAATTTCCGAAAGACACACACGGCAACAGCTATCAGGCGGGTGTTTTCTTCGCCTACGAAGCCTGCGGCTTAGGATTTAGACGCGGTGGCAAGATTCTGGGGAATATGTCCAAATTTGTCGGACACCTATTGCGATAA